The sequence below is a genomic window from Glycine max cultivar Williams 82 chromosome 20, Glycine_max_v4.0, whole genome shotgun sequence.
AAGACAGTACCCATCACCATGCCAAGAAATACAAGTGGTAGCATTCTCTGAATGTTAAAATGTGCCAAGGCAAAAGCTATTGAGCTAACTAATATTGCACTCCATACAGGCATGTACTTGGTTAAAGATGGAAGAAGGAAACCACGGAAAACAATCTCCTCCCATATTGGGGCACAAACCGAGACTACCACTGCATAGAGGGCCATTGCCACAGGGTCTCGCGCAACAATGGATTGCTCTACACTTGAGATGGTAACTGGAGTATATTGAAGAACAGGCAGCAAATTTAGGTTCATTTGTGATAGCTGATTGATAAGGGGGAACATGAGGCAGCCTAAACCAACATCAAACTGCCACTTCCCCTTGACTTCAAATTTGAACCAATCAGATGAAAGAGGTTGAAACTTTGCAAGACAATGGCGAAGAATTGCTATTCCAACCACGCCTTCAGCAACATCAGTCAAGAGGCTGCACAATGCTTGCCCTCTGTATGTAAGAGATTCCTTTCTAAACCCTGCTGTGTATGCTAAAAATGGAACTATCCAAGATCCTACAAACCAAAATGAGGCAATCCACAGGAGCATTACCTGCAGAACCCAACTTAGTTTGCTCTTCTAGATGAGATGAAACTAAGAAAGAGACCAATCAAATAAACTATATAGTTTCTGAATATTTTTCAATTCCATCCATTCACAAGTTCTTAATTGAAGCAGACTATAACAAATAGCCTTACTgtcaaatcaataaaaaaattataataagtaaCCAACTTTTAGAAATGGAATAAATGCTTATTTCTGATTCTAAAATCTCAGAGCAAGTTTGATACAGAGAATGATATTTGCAGAatacaaaaagagaacaaagaaTGAGATTGAAGTAATCATTCTCATTCTAGTGCTT
It includes:
- the LOC100808097 gene encoding uncharacterized protein isoform X3; translation: MSTTISSLPFSLPLRQNSRVTLFNPPSSPNPSQSSVTFPKKKWRLLWFRHGNTSSKTDGSELNEDKLSEDLVKLEGVQSKDLKKDWLATILTVITVIRGVEPWTVPWTAKTIVQVMLLWIASFWFVGSWIVPFLAYTAGFRKESLTYRGQALCSLLTDVAEGVVGIAILRHCLAKFQPLSSDWFKFEVKGKWQFDVGLGCLMFPLINQLSQMNLNLLPVLQYTPVTISSVEQSIVARDPVAMALYAVVVSVCAPIWEEIVFRGFLLPSLTKYMPVWSAILVSSIAFALAHFNIQRMLPLVFLGMVMGTVFVRSRNLFPSMLLHSLWNAFVFLDLMK
- the LOC100808097 gene encoding uncharacterized protein isoform X2, which encodes MSTTISSLPFSLPLRQNSRVTLFNPPSSPNPSQSSVTFPKKKWRLLWFRHGNTSSKTDGSELNEDKLSEDLVKLEGVQSKDLKKDWLATILTHSLNYWLRGTSNLLRRRRHREEEVITVIRGVEPWTVPWTAKTIVQVMLLWIASFWFVGSWIVPFLAYTAGFRKESLTYRGQALCSLLTDVAEGVVGIAILRHCLAKFQPLSSDWFKFEVKGKWQFDVGLGCLMFPLINQLSQMNLNLLPVLQYTPVTISSVEQSIVARDPVAMALYAVVVSVCAPIWEEIVFRGFLLPSLTKYMPVWSAILVSSIAFALAHFNIQRMLPLVFLGMVMGTVFVRSRNLFPSMLLHSLWNAFVFLDLMK
- the LOC100808097 gene encoding uncharacterized protein isoform X1: MSTTISSLPFSLPLRQNSRVTLFNPPSSPNPSQSSVTFPKKKWRLLWFRHGNTSSKTDGSELNEDKLSEDLVKLEGVQSKDLKKDWLATILTHSLNYWLRGTSNLLRRRRRHREEEVITVIRGVEPWTVPWTAKTIVQVMLLWIASFWFVGSWIVPFLAYTAGFRKESLTYRGQALCSLLTDVAEGVVGIAILRHCLAKFQPLSSDWFKFEVKGKWQFDVGLGCLMFPLINQLSQMNLNLLPVLQYTPVTISSVEQSIVARDPVAMALYAVVVSVCAPIWEEIVFRGFLLPSLTKYMPVWSAILVSSIAFALAHFNIQRMLPLVFLGMVMGTVFVRSRNLFPSMLLHSLWNAFVFLDLMK